Below is a window of Shewanella khirikhana DNA.
CGGTTGCCACGGCCTTTAAGTTGGCACTGGCGCACTATTCGCCTCTGCAGCTGCTGTTTATTGCTGTCATCAGCTCCATCTGTGCCCTTGCTGCCATTTTGGGATATCAGGGCAAACTGTCATTACTCAAGCGCCAGTTCAAAACGCGGCCGCTGTTTTATCTGCAAACCGGGCTGCTCAATCCTTTCCTCTATTATTTGGTGCTGTTTAAAGCCTACGACCTGCTGCCCGCCCAGCAAGCCCTGTCGCTCAATTACACCTGGGCAATTTTATTGCCGCTGCTGGCGGTGCCGCTGCTTGGGCAAAAACTGCGAAAAACCGACTTACTGGCGGCGCTTGTGGCCTACGGCGGCGTGTTTGTAATTGCCACCGGTGGCAGCCTGGGTGGCTTTTCGATTGAGAAGCCCACCGGCATGCTGATGGCGCTCACCAGCACTGTGCTCTGGTGTCTGTACTGGATAGTGAATACCCGCGATAAGGGCGACCCTGTGGTGAGCCTGTTGCTCAGCTTTATGGTGGGTCTGCCTTTCGTGACCCTGGCAATGCTGGCCACGCAGGGATGGCCAAGCTTTAATCCTCAGGGATTGGCGGCCGCTGTCTATGTGGGTCTGTTTGAAATGGGCGTCACCTTCGTGCTGTGGCTGATGGCGCTGAAAACCGCCGAACGCACCGCCAGCATCAGCACCCTGGTATTCCTTTCGCCAGTGATGTCGATTGGCTTTATCGCGCTGATCCTGGGCGAAGCCATTAAAGCCTCAACCTTTGTTGGGCTGGCGCTGATTCTGTTCGCGCTGGCACTGCAGCAATTGCTGCCACGGCTTAAAAATACCGCCAAGGCGCCGTTAAGCAGCTGAGCCCGCCCATTAAAAAAGCCCCTCGATGGGGCTTTTTTAATGCCGGAAAACCGCTTACAGCTTGTTGATGTCGACTTCGCCTACACCCACATCCACCGCCAGACGGCCCTGACCACCGGCATTGGCCTGATAGCTGGCACTCACCATGGCGCGCTCAACTTCAACGTTTTGGCCATTGTGGCTGAAGCTCACATCACCCACACCCGAGTGCAGCGAGATATCGCCATAATCGTGGCTGTGATTCACTTCCACTTCGCCCACACCCAGGTCGATTTCGACGCTGTTATCCAGTCCGTTGGTTTCGATGCGGCCCACGCCCATGTCCACATTGATGGCGGCTGAGGCCGGAATGGAGATGCGCCAGTGCTCTTTCACATCGTCGTTGTCGTTAAGACGCAGCGTCAGCTTCTTGCCTTCGGTAAGTTTGGCGTGCAGATCCACATCGCTTACATCCTTGCGGCCACCGAAAAACAGGAAACCATCGTTGGAAGGCTCAACCCTTACCTCAATCTGAACTTGCTGGGTATCGGCGGCAACTATCTCCACCTCACCCACGCCCACATCCAGGGTCAGGGTTTCGCCCTGATAATCAAAACTCTGGGTCAGGGTTTTATCGGCAGCAAACGCAGGTACGGCTAATAACAGTGCAGTCAGGGTGGCTGTGGTCAGTGCTGTTCTCATTTTGATTCTCCTTGAAACGCGGAACTCTTCAGTTTGTCTAAAGGTTGAGATAGCAAAGAGAATGCCAAAATTTATATCCTTATTTTTCAACACGATAAAATTGGCGCAGCGAAAGATGAGTTTCCAAGGCCTCAGCTATTAGTGAATTTCACCATCGACTTGGCCATTCAGACCATACGAGGTTGAAAACTTCCGTTAACAGGTTTATAACTTGAAACCTCAAGTGCAAAGGAGCGCGCAAGAGCATGAGTCTGGTTATTGACGGCAAACCCCTGTTCCACCTTTCTCCCAGGGCCGAAATTCGCTTTCGTTACACGGCCTTACTGGTGTGTTTGTTTATGCTCGTGGTGGACCATTATTACGGCAATGTATTCACCACCACCGCAGTGCTGATGTATTCCATGTTTCTGTTTCCCGCCATTTACCTGAACCGCTATGTACAGCTCAGGTACTTCGCCCACGCCCAGGATCCAATCATTGCCTTTCGAATTATGTCCATCGCCATCATCATCGGCATGGTTATCGTTTGGAGCATCGCAATTGTGGATTACATCGTCGACCCGCCGGTCTTCCCCAAAGAAGAAAGGCTGAAAGAGCTGATGGGCGATCAATACGTGCCACCGAAAAAACCACGCTGATAAAAAGACAATAAAAAAGCCGCTTGATGCGGCTTTTTTAGTGGCTGCTGTAACTTATCGGTTCAGCGGCAGGTGTAGTCGCCGATGGCGAGCCACTTGTAGGTGGTCAGCGCTTCCAGTCCCATTGGCCCTCTGGCATGCAGCTTCTGGGTGCTGACCGCTACTTCGGCGCCAAGGCCGAACTGACCGCCATCGGTAAAGCGGGTCGAGGCATTGACATACACCGCCGACGAATCCACCTCATTCATAAAGTGGGTCGCTGCGGCGAGATTGTCGGTAAGAATCGCCTCTGAGTGCCCGGATGAATAGCGGCGGATATGGTTGATGGCTGTGTCTATATCAGGCACGACCCGCACCCCCAGGGTGAGCGACAACCACTCGATGCCAAAACTCTCCTCGGTTGCCGCTTCAGAGGCCAAGCCAGCGCCTGTCAGTACCTCCCGGCTTTGCTCACAGGCCACCAGCTTCACACCTTGCTGCTGCAAAGCCTTGGCAAGCTGCGGCAACCAGTCGAGTTTATCCTGATGGATAAGCAGGGTATCCAGCGCATTACACACGGTCGGACGCTGCACCTTGGCATTGATAATCACATCCGCTGCGCGGCCGGTGTCGGCATCCTTATCCAGATACAAATGACAAATACCAATCCCACCCAGAATAACCGGAATGGTCGCCTGCTCGGCGCACAGCCGCTGCAGTCCCTGGCCGCCTCGGGGCACTATCATGTCGACATGTTTATCGAGCTTCAAAAGCCCGGTCACCAAAGCACGGTCTGGATTATCAATCAGTTGCACGCAATCTTGCGGCAGTCCTTGCTGATTCAGCCCCCGGCGAATAGCGGCCGCCAGTGCCAGGTTCGATTCACGGGTTTCCTTGCCGCCACGCAAAATGACCGCATTACCGGTTTTCAGCGCCAGCACCGCAATCTCCACGGTAACATTGGGGCGCGCCTCGTAGATCACCCCAATAACCCCAAGGGGCACCCGGCGGCGACTGAGGCGAATACCGTTATCCAGCACGCGGTTATCAAACTCTTCACCCACAGGATCGGCAAGGGATATTACATTGTCGATATCGGCGATAATGGCATTAAGCCGCGCCTCATCCAGCAGCAGCCTGTCTATCATGGCATCGTTGAGCCCGGCTTCGCGGGCGGATGCCACATCACGGCGATTTGCCGCCAAAATTGTGCTGCTGTCGGCGTGAAGCTCAGCGGCAATAGCCGCAAGCAGCTGATTTTTAGCTTGAATACCCAGATTTGCCAACGCAAAACCCGAGGTCTTTGCCGCTTGCCCCAGTTGTTCCAAATACGCTTGTTGCTCGCTCATCAGCGCTCACCTCCCGCCAATACCACCATATCGTTGCGATGCACAGCGGCATCGCCATAGTCATAGCCAAGCAGCGGCTCAATATCATCGGAGTGTTTACCTGCGATGGCGCTAAGCGCCCTGGCCTGATAGCGGGCTATGCCCCTGGCAACCACCCTGCCCTCGGGGCTTAGCAGCTCCAGGGTATCGCCGCGCTCAAACTCACCTTCCACCGAGACAATGCCCTTGGCCAGTAGACTTCGGCCACGGCTCGTCACGGCAGCCACGGCGCCGGCGTCCAGATACAGCCGCCCCTTGGCTTTGGGACCGGCTAAAATCCACTGTTTGCGGCTCTCAAGCGGGCTTTCGATAGCAAGAAAACGGGTGCCAACCGCCTCACGGCTGGCGGCCTTTTGGATCACTTCCGAATGATGACCTGAGGCGATAATCACCTCGATACCTGCGCGGCGGGCGATATCTGCCGCTTCAAGCTTGGTGGCCATACCGCCGGTACCAAGACCGGACACAGAGCCCCCGGCCAGCAAACGCAGGCTGTCGTCAATGTGCTGCACTTCCGGAATGAGCCTGGCGTTGGGCTCCTTGCGGGGGTCGGCATCAAAGAGGCCTTTTTGGTCGGTGAGCAACATCAGAAGGTCGGCATCGCACAGGAGCGCCGCCCTGGCCGACAGGTTGTCGTTGTCGCCCACTTTGATTTCGGTGGTCGCCACCGCATCATTTTCATTAATGATGGGAATAATCCCCTGCGCCAGCAGCGCATTGAGGGTATCGCGGGCATTGAGATAACGCTCGCGGTCGTGCAGATCCGCCCGGGTCAGCAACAGTTGGCCCACATGCAGGCCGTAAATGCTGAACAATTGTGACCAGGCGAGAATGAGCTGGCTTTGCCCGACAGCAGCCAACAGCTGTTTGTTGGCCATGGTGTCGGGCAGAACCGGGTAACCCAGATGTTCACGGCCAGCAGCAATGGCACCCGAGGTCACCAACACCACTTCCACACCTGACTTCATCAGTGCTGCCATCTGTCTGGCCAGCTCCACCATATGCGCCTTATCCAGCGATTTGCTGCCGGAGGTGAGCACACTGGTTCCCAGTTTTACCACTACCCGCCGGTAGCCTTGCTCATTCGAGTTCATATTGTTCCAGTAAAAAAAGCCGAACTTACCGAATAAGTCCCGTGCTTGCTCTGCGTGTGCTTAAAGTGGATAGATGCAAGGCACAGTTCGCAGCGAATGGCCCTAGTCCTTCGCAAGAACTGTAACGCAGCAGATACCGCTTGTAAGCCACGCCCTACGGGGCTTTGATAGCAACACCATTTCGGCGTTATTCAACTTCAGCAGGCCTCGGCATGCCTTCAGTTGAATGCCTTGAACTGTCGTCGCTATCCAAGCCAGAGCTGTGCGAGGACTTGTTCGCACCATCCCTTATACCCAAAGCAAGCGCCCTTGCACAACGGGGCCGGGTAATATTTGCCACAAAAAGCACCTTTGCTGAAAAATCCCATAAAAAAAGGGCCATACACTGTATGACCCTTAATCACTGAGCGCTTTATTTAGGCGAAGGCAAACTTCGCCAGGAACAGCAGCGCCAGCACCACCACGCCCACATTGAGGTCACGGAAGCGACCACTGAGCGCCTTGATGGCAGCATAAGAGATAAAGCCAAAGGCGATACCCGAGGCAATCGAGAAGGTCAGCGGCATCAACAGACACACCACCACCACTGGGGCAGCTTCGGTGATATCTTCCCACTCAACATGTACCAGGCCAGACATCATCAGAATGGCCACGTAGAACAGGGTACCTGCGGTGGCATAAGCCGGCACCATACCCGCAAGTGGCGATATAAACAGCGCGGCCAAAAACAGCAGTCCCACCACCACGGCGGTCAGACCGGTGCGACCACCGGCGCTCACGCCAGCGGTACTCTCAATGTAACTGGTGGTCGTTGACGTACCCAGCGCAGCACCGGCAATGGTGGCCACGCTGTCGGCAGTCAGGGCGCGGTTCAGGCGTGGCAGGCGGCCCTTGTCATCAAGGAAACCACCACGTTGGGCCACGGCCACCAAGGTGCCCGAGGTGTCAAACAGATCCACAAACAGGAAGGCAAACACCACCGACAGCATGCTCACTTCGAGCACGGCCGAGAGGTCCATCTTCATAAAGGTGGGCGCAATTGATGGCGGCGCGGCAACCAAACCATTGTATTGGATATCACCAAACAGCAGACCCAGGCCGGTAATGGCGAGAATGCTTAAGATAACCGCCGACTTCATGCCGCGGTTGACCATGGCAATGATCAGGAAGAAGCCCAGTACCGCCATCACCGCCGGGAAGGCTTTGATGTCGCCCATGGTCACCAGAGTTGCCGGGCTCGCCACCACAATACCGGCACTTTTCAGGCCAATCAGGGCGAGGAACAAGCCAATACCGGCAGCAATACCAAGACGCAGCGACATGGGAATGGAGTTCACAATCCACTCGCGAATACGTACCAGCGACAGGATCAGGAAGCAGACACCGGACATAAACACGGCGCCCAGCGCGGTTTCCCAGCTGTAACCCATCTCACCCACCACCGTGTAGGTGAAGAAGGCGTTCAGGCCCATGCCGGGTGCCAGCGCGATGGGATAGTTGGCCATCAGGCCCATGATCAAGCAGCCGATTGCGGCCGCAAGACAGGTCGCCACAAACACGGCGCCGTGATCCATACCAGCATCGGCCAGCATCATGGGATTGACGAAAATAATGTACGCCATCGTCAGGAAGGTCGTTAACCCCGCAACCACTTCCTGCTTCAGAGTCGTTTGATTCTCTTTGAGTTTAAAGATTTTTTCTAACATGGAACCGGGTTCCTTGATCTTGTTTTAATAATGGGTATCAGAGCGAATGTAAAAATGCCTTAACATTTTCAATCCGGCGCAGATTATAGGGACTTTGGCCTGGTCAGGCCAGAATAAATGGCTAAGGAAGGTGCGAATAAGTCCCGTGCTTGCTCTGCGTGTGCTTAAAGTGGATAGATGCAAGGCACAGTTTGCAGCGAATGGCCCTAGTCCTTCGCAAGAACTGTAACGCAGCAAATACCGCTTTAAGCCACGCCCTACGGGGCTTTGATAGCAACACCATTTCGGCGTTATTCAACTTCAGCAGGCCTCGGCATGCTTTCAGTTGAATGCCTTGAACTGTCGTCGCTATCAAAGCCAGAGCTGTGCGAGGACTTGTTCGCACCTTCCCTAAGCGGGGCAGCAGACAGGATGCAATCGAATGCGCAAATTAGCGGCTATGGTTGCAATGGATAAAAAAAAGCCTGCTCAATGAGCAGGCAAAGACATGTTTCAAGCGTCCCGGATGGGAAAAGAATTACCGCGCTAGCGGAAAAACCTGGTATGTCGACAGATGCGTATCAACATACAACTTGAGTCCAAAAAGTACCCCAAAGGGGTAACACAAAGGTTGATGGATGATGGAAACTACTTAGGGAAGGGGTAGTTAAACCCTTGAACCGCCATTAAGGGGACGATTAACCCTTGAAAGTCATGGTGTACAGACCACCGCGCAGCAAAGTTGCGTTAAACCAGGTGTTCTGCCAAACAAATGCGTTTTTACCAGTGTAAGACATAGTCATAAGCTCCAAATTAACAAGTCAGTAAGTACTCTAGCGAAGCTTGGCTCGGTTCCCTGGAGCTAGAGATTCTCATATCCGTGGAGACAACTTGTCACTCGGTTCCCTGGAGAGGTATCCATCCTGGATTGACTAGAGGTGACGGGCATCTTGCCCTGTCAACGAGAGCAAGTATAGCTAACTGTAGTTTTATTACAAGCATTATTTGATAATTTTTTTGTTTTGGCGATTTCCTGTAATTTTATTACACATTAATTCTGGGGTTATTTGTGATGGAGTTCCAATAAAAAAGCGGGACACCTCTGGCATCCCGCTATTTTTCAGCACGTTACGAATTACAGCCTTACCTTGTAAGATAATGACACATTACCGCCAAAGGCGACGCTGTTGGTTTACCGTACACAGGATCCCCTTCTGTGGCACTGCCGGCAATGTCCAGATGCACGTAAGGCAGGGGTTTATCGCTGCCAAGCCCATGGGCCTCAAGGCCCGAGGCGCGGATAAGAAATGCTGCCGGGAACTGATGGCCTCGGGCGGTCACAGAAGAAGGCGCATTATTGGATGACAAAATGTCCGACGCGCCAGACACATCTTTAATCTTGTCAAAGTCTTCCCGGCGCAGCCTGGAGACTTCGAATGGCTCCCCTATGTTGTCACCCAACATGGCAATCTGCCCTGCCACACCGCCGCTGTGAGCCACAGAGTTGGCCACCGCCGCCGGATAACCGCCGTAGGCGCGCACCACATGGCCGGTCAGTGTTGCTACCGAGAAGATCTCTGGGTTAACGGCGCCGAGCGCCTTTTGCCGCAGGTGGCTTAAGATATCGGCCAGCACCAGACGCCCTTCGGCATCCGTGTTGCCAATCCGCACCCGCACACCGGCGTGGCTTGGAATGATTTCATCGGTGACAAAAGCCTCTGAGCCAATGCTGTTACGCACCAGTCCAAGTTCGGCAATCACCCGAATACCTTTGGGTTTGAGTAGCGACAGGGTTTTCATCAGGCCTGCAACGGCAGCAGCGCCGCCCTTGTCACGGCTCATGCCTGCCATGGCCCCGCCAATTTTCAGATCGGCGCCGCCGGTGTCGTACACCACGCCTTTACCGGCAAAGAGGAAAGTGCGCTCAACCTCGCCCTCACCCACATATTCGAGTTTCACGACTCTAGGCTGATGACGCCCCACCGCAAAAGAGGCGCGGCCCACAGCGCTCAAAAGCGGATAGTCGCGCTCCAGCTCATCACGGCCTTCAATCACCCGGGTGTGGATATCAGTGCCAGCAAAGGCTTTAACGCAGTAATCGGCAAAGGCGGGTGCCGACATACGCTCAGGCTCGGTGCCGCACAGATCTCGGGCGAGATTGCGACCTGTCTCGAGGGCGCTGGCCAGGGTGGCGAGCGATTCATCGGCGCCATAAAGGCCAATGGTTTCAATACTGCAAGGGGCAGCGCCCTGCTCCCTGGCTTCAAGGCTGGTCCATAATTCCTGACCACAGCCAAGGGCGGCGGCCAGCATGGCTTCAACTTTATCGTCACGGCCAAACACCGCCAGCAGCGGCCGAGTGGCGCCTGCGTCTCTTGCCATGGCAATGGCGCTGCGGGCAGCCTGGGTCACTGAGCGCACGTCGTCATAATCGCCATAGCTGCTGCCTATGGGGGCGTAAATCAAGCGGCCACCGGCGAGGCCCGGTGCCAGCAGTAAGGTGGTGGTCTTTCCCACCCGCTTGTCGATACTGGCGGCGTGGCCTGCCAGCAGACGTACTTCATCGAGGGAAACTGCATCCAATGAGGGGCTCAGCACCATGAGGGCATCGAAGCCCTCACCGGCGAAGATGCCATTTTCATCCTGTTCAACAACAAATTGTGCCTGAAACATGACCCGTCCTATTGTTTTGATTGTGTATTGCAAGGCTCGGCTGATTATTCCTGCAAACAGCATCATTTGCCACCCGCTGCACGGCCTTTCGCTGGAAACTTTGGCTTCCACAAGAGGGATGTTTGCCCATCCACCCCAGGCTCACACTGTGGTAAACTCGGCGCAATCAAGGGCGCACCGCCCAGTCATGACAAAAAAGCCGGGAGTATTCCGTGACTGCTATTAATCAGCTCTACCCTCAGCCTCTGTGGCAGTGGTTCGAACAAATCTGTGCCATTCCCCATCCTTCCAAACACGAAGCGGCCCTGAGCCAGCACATTCAGGCATGGGCCCGCGATAAAGGCCTGCCTGTGGTGGAAGATAAAGTCGGCAACCTGATTATCCGTAAAGCCGCCACTCCCGGCATGGAAAACCGTAAGACTGTGGTGATTCAGGCACACATCGATATGGTGCCGCAGAAGAACAACGACAAGGTACACGACTTTACCAAGGACCCGATTGAAGCCTATGTGGATGGCGAGTGGGTTAAGGCCCGTGGCACTACCCTTGGCGCCGACAACGGCATAGGTATGGCATCAGCACTGGCCATTCTTGGCAGCGATGACATTCCCCACGGCCCACTGGAAGTGCTGCTGACCATCGACGAAGAAGCCGGTATGACAGGCGCCTTCGGTCTGGAAGCCGGTTATCTGGATGCCGAAATCCTGATCAACACAGATTCTGAGCAGGAAGGCGAGATTTACATGGGCTGCGCCGGTGGCGTAGACGCCGAAATCACCCTGCCCATGGTATGGGAAGCCCCGGCCGAAGGTTACAAGAGCTTCGCGCTGAACCTGTCTGGTCTCAAGGGTGGTCACTCCGGGGTGAACATTCACCTTGGCCGTGGCAATGCCAACAAGCTGCTGGCCCGTTTCCTGTTTGAAAACGTTGAAGCCCTGCAACTGGAACTGGCCGATTTCAACGGCGGCTCGCTGCGTAACGCCATTCCCCGCGAAGCTGGTCTGACCCTGATGGTACCGGCCGAGCACGAGCAAGGCTTGAAAGATGCCGTCAGCGCCTTCGAAGCTCTGGTGCGTGAAGAG
It encodes the following:
- a CDS encoding aminoacyl-histidine dipeptidase; translation: MTAINQLYPQPLWQWFEQICAIPHPSKHEAALSQHIQAWARDKGLPVVEDKVGNLIIRKAATPGMENRKTVVIQAHIDMVPQKNNDKVHDFTKDPIEAYVDGEWVKARGTTLGADNGIGMASALAILGSDDIPHGPLEVLLTIDEEAGMTGAFGLEAGYLDAEILINTDSEQEGEIYMGCAGGVDAEITLPMVWEAPAEGYKSFALNLSGLKGGHSGVNIHLGRGNANKLLARFLFENVEALQLELADFNGGSLRNAIPREAGLTLMVPAEHEQGLKDAVSAFEALVREELAIADPGAVLTLTEVAEPKRVMSEHSQNTFIDLLNACPNGVMRMSDEVAGVTETSLNVGVITTSEQDVKILCLIRSLIDSGRTQVEGMLIALSNLAGAEIELSGAYPGWKPDNSSPVMAIVRETYQDIYNKEPVIMVIHAGLECGLFKKPYPEMDMVSIGPTIRFPHSPDEMVNIETVGQYWQLLLAVLERIPEKA
- a CDS encoding DMT family transporter; translated protein: MKTSSLAYVYGMAAVLLWSTVATAFKLALAHYSPLQLLFIAVISSICALAAILGYQGKLSLLKRQFKTRPLFYLQTGLLNPFLYYLVLFKAYDLLPAQQALSLNYTWAILLPLLAVPLLGQKLRKTDLLAALVAYGGVFVIATGGSLGGFSIEKPTGMLMALTSTVLWCLYWIVNTRDKGDPVVSLLLSFMVGLPFVTLAMLATQGWPSFNPQGLAAAVYVGLFEMGVTFVLWLMALKTAERTASISTLVFLSPVMSIGFIALILGEAIKASTFVGLALILFALALQQLLPRLKNTAKAPLSS
- a CDS encoding glutamate-5-semialdehyde dehydrogenase, translated to MSEQQAYLEQLGQAAKTSGFALANLGIQAKNQLLAAIAAELHADSSTILAANRRDVASAREAGLNDAMIDRLLLDEARLNAIIADIDNVISLADPVGEEFDNRVLDNGIRLSRRRVPLGVIGVIYEARPNVTVEIAVLALKTGNAVILRGGKETRESNLALAAAIRRGLNQQGLPQDCVQLIDNPDRALVTGLLKLDKHVDMIVPRGGQGLQRLCAEQATIPVILGGIGICHLYLDKDADTGRAADVIINAKVQRPTVCNALDTLLIHQDKLDWLPQLAKALQQQGVKLVACEQSREVLTGAGLASEAATEESFGIEWLSLTLGVRVVPDIDTAINHIRRYSSGHSEAILTDNLAAATHFMNEVDSSAVYVNASTRFTDGGQFGLGAEVAVSTQKLHARGPMGLEALTTYKWLAIGDYTCR
- a CDS encoding M17 family metallopeptidase → MFQAQFVVEQDENGIFAGEGFDALMVLSPSLDAVSLDEVRLLAGHAASIDKRVGKTTTLLLAPGLAGGRLIYAPIGSSYGDYDDVRSVTQAARSAIAMARDAGATRPLLAVFGRDDKVEAMLAAALGCGQELWTSLEAREQGAAPCSIETIGLYGADESLATLASALETGRNLARDLCGTEPERMSAPAFADYCVKAFAGTDIHTRVIEGRDELERDYPLLSAVGRASFAVGRHQPRVVKLEYVGEGEVERTFLFAGKGVVYDTGGADLKIGGAMAGMSRDKGGAAAVAGLMKTLSLLKPKGIRVIAELGLVRNSIGSEAFVTDEIIPSHAGVRVRIGNTDAEGRLVLADILSHLRQKALGAVNPEIFSVATLTGHVVRAYGGYPAAVANSVAHSGGVAGQIAMLGDNIGEPFEVSRLRREDFDKIKDVSGASDILSSNNAPSSVTARGHQFPAAFLIRASGLEAHGLGSDKPLPYVHLDIAGSATEGDPVYGKPTASPLAVMCHYLTR
- the proB gene encoding glutamate 5-kinase codes for the protein MNSNEQGYRRVVVKLGTSVLTSGSKSLDKAHMVELARQMAALMKSGVEVVLVTSGAIAAGREHLGYPVLPDTMANKQLLAAVGQSQLILAWSQLFSIYGLHVGQLLLTRADLHDRERYLNARDTLNALLAQGIIPIINENDAVATTEIKVGDNDNLSARAALLCDADLLMLLTDQKGLFDADPRKEPNARLIPEVQHIDDSLRLLAGGSVSGLGTGGMATKLEAADIARRAGIEVIIASGHHSEVIQKAASREAVGTRFLAIESPLESRKQWILAGPKAKGRLYLDAGAVAAVTSRGRSLLAKGIVSVEGEFERGDTLELLSPEGRVVARGIARYQARALSAIAGKHSDDIEPLLGYDYGDAAVHRNDMVVLAGGER
- a CDS encoding NCS2 family permease yields the protein MLEKIFKLKENQTTLKQEVVAGLTTFLTMAYIIFVNPMMLADAGMDHGAVFVATCLAAAIGCLIMGLMANYPIALAPGMGLNAFFTYTVVGEMGYSWETALGAVFMSGVCFLILSLVRIREWIVNSIPMSLRLGIAAGIGLFLALIGLKSAGIVVASPATLVTMGDIKAFPAVMAVLGFFLIIAMVNRGMKSAVILSILAITGLGLLFGDIQYNGLVAAPPSIAPTFMKMDLSAVLEVSMLSVVFAFLFVDLFDTSGTLVAVAQRGGFLDDKGRLPRLNRALTADSVATIAGAALGTSTTTSYIESTAGVSAGGRTGLTAVVVGLLFLAALFISPLAGMVPAYATAGTLFYVAILMMSGLVHVEWEDITEAAPVVVVCLLMPLTFSIASGIAFGFISYAAIKALSGRFRDLNVGVVVLALLFLAKFAFA